Proteins encoded together in one Nocardioides marinisabuli window:
- a CDS encoding MFS transporter gives MPIDDSRRVSMLIGVLFGLAGMGSAAAAVALPALGQDFGIGVGATAWTISLYALMFAVTTALYGRFSDLVGIRTPLLVGIGLMTGGALLAALAPTYGVLLFARLVQGAGAAAVPTLGVAILSGRYDGAVRGLALGRLAGTAAAVTSLGPLLGGVVEHAFGWRAVMAIPMLGALVIPFVWRALTTEGSGAQLDVLGAILVALTAAGLVLLIQSPSTGLVIALVGLLLLGLGTPLVALQVRRRPDGFLPRDVIRNPVVVRSALAAAAVPAAWFGLLIAVPAVLVGEAGWEPWQVGLLLLPSSVVAVLMPRLTGPMLTRIGAVRTLAIGAVASSLALFLAAWGAAVLSPVLLALVLILMTFAFGATQPALSASVGEAVHVHVRGVALGIATLVFMTGGSVGSAMVGGLGGVTGLPWALAILGVLPLLGMTALIKILKHSPEAVLAEADIELD, from the coding sequence GTGCCCATCGACGACTCACGCCGCGTGTCCATGCTCATCGGCGTCCTGTTCGGTCTGGCGGGCATGGGCTCGGCCGCCGCGGCCGTCGCGCTGCCGGCGCTGGGCCAGGACTTCGGCATCGGCGTCGGCGCCACCGCCTGGACGATCAGCCTCTACGCGCTGATGTTCGCGGTCACCACCGCGCTCTACGGGCGCTTCTCCGACCTCGTCGGCATCCGCACCCCGCTCCTGGTCGGCATCGGCCTGATGACCGGCGGCGCGCTGCTGGCCGCCCTCGCGCCGACGTACGGCGTGCTGCTCTTCGCCCGCCTCGTGCAGGGCGCCGGCGCCGCGGCCGTGCCGACGCTGGGCGTGGCGATCCTCAGCGGCCGCTACGACGGCGCCGTGCGTGGGCTGGCCCTCGGCCGGCTCGCCGGCACCGCGGCGGCCGTCACCAGCCTCGGCCCACTGCTCGGCGGGGTCGTCGAGCACGCCTTCGGCTGGCGCGCGGTCATGGCGATCCCGATGCTCGGGGCGCTGGTGATCCCGTTCGTGTGGCGCGCGCTGACCACCGAGGGCAGCGGCGCCCAGCTCGACGTGCTCGGCGCGATCCTGGTCGCCCTGACCGCGGCCGGGCTGGTGCTGCTCATCCAGTCGCCCTCGACCGGGCTGGTCATCGCGCTCGTCGGGCTGCTGCTGCTCGGTCTCGGCACCCCGCTGGTCGCGCTGCAGGTACGGCGCCGACCCGACGGCTTCCTGCCACGCGACGTGATCCGCAACCCCGTCGTCGTACGGTCCGCGCTGGCCGCGGCCGCGGTGCCCGCGGCCTGGTTCGGGCTGCTCATCGCCGTGCCGGCGGTGCTGGTCGGCGAGGCCGGCTGGGAGCCCTGGCAGGTCGGGCTGCTGCTGCTGCCGTCGTCGGTCGTGGCGGTGCTGATGCCCCGGTTGACCGGGCCCATGCTGACCCGCATCGGTGCGGTCCGCACCCTGGCCATCGGCGCCGTCGCCTCGTCGCTGGCGCTCTTCCTCGCCGCCTGGGGCGCCGCCGTGCTCTCCCCGGTGCTGCTCGCCCTCGTGCTGATCCTGATGACATTCGCCTTCGGCGCCACTCAGCCCGCCCTCTCCGCCTCGGTCGGGGAGGCCGTGCACGTGCACGTGCGCGGTGTCGCGCTCGGCATCGCGACCCTGGTCTTCATGACCGGCGGCTCCGTCGGCTCGGCCATGGTCGGTGGGCTCGGTGGGGTCACCGGGCTGCCGTGGGCGCTGGCGATCCTCGGAGTGCTGCCGCTGCTCGGCATGACGGCGCTCATCAAGATCCTCAAGCACTCCCCGGAGGCCGTGCTGGCCGAGGCGGACATCGAGCTCGACTGA
- a CDS encoding response regulator transcription factor yields the protein MQLLLVEDDAGVAAALVETLEGAGWDVTHARRGDDGLHQVAAADLVVLDLGLPDMDGLDFLRTLRRASTVPVLVLTARDGDGATVLGLRAGADDYLVKPVGQAVLVARVHALLRRSRVDEATREPAALAWGGLELDLGARRATRDGVEVALTATELDVLEALAAQPGEAVSREAVQLHVWGTPALGRSRSLDFFVASLRSKLGPDLPLHTVRGFGYRLG from the coding sequence GTGCAGCTGCTGCTCGTCGAGGACGACGCCGGGGTCGCCGCGGCCCTCGTGGAGACCCTCGAGGGCGCCGGCTGGGACGTCACCCACGCCCGGCGCGGCGACGACGGGCTGCACCAGGTCGCGGCCGCGGACCTGGTCGTGCTCGACCTGGGGCTGCCCGACATGGACGGCCTCGACTTCCTGCGCACCCTGCGCCGCGCCTCCACCGTGCCGGTGCTGGTGCTCACCGCCCGCGACGGCGACGGCGCCACCGTGCTCGGGCTGCGCGCCGGCGCCGACGACTACCTGGTCAAGCCCGTCGGGCAGGCCGTGCTGGTGGCCCGGGTGCACGCGCTGCTGCGGCGCAGCCGCGTCGACGAGGCCACCCGCGAGCCCGCCGCCCTGGCCTGGGGCGGGCTCGAGCTCGACCTGGGTGCGCGGCGCGCCACCCGCGACGGCGTCGAGGTCGCGCTGACCGCCACCGAGCTCGACGTGCTCGAGGCGCTCGCCGCCCAACCCGGTGAGGCCGTCAGCCGCGAGGCGGTGCAGCTGCACGTGTGGGGCACCCCCGCGCTGGGCCGCTCCCGCTCGCTGGACTTCTTCGTCGCCTCGCTGCGCAGCAAGCTCGGCCCCGACCTGCCGCTGCACACCGTCCGGGGCTTCGGCTACCGGCTCGGCTGA
- a CDS encoding SGNH/GDSL hydrolase family protein: protein MSRRRELPIAAILVALLALGVVGGTAYAWSRWNNQIAADTDVESVVDPASGDDRLPEAPGSPTPAPEPEPPAYEPPTFEALTPTDNRPRPVLLVIGDGWAAGDGASGDAAAYTSLLAADLGWTVRVVAEPGAGYTVPGESGSTVADLYADAPLAEIDPDAVLVQAGYAGATDVDAVTGAIADLGDRITADLPGTPLVAISSFRPEGVSSKQEKQMTQAWRAVDDALVLRPTKEGWGDLPQGPAGNPLDAGHELIATSLEQAFRDAGLVAGG, encoded by the coding sequence GTGAGCCGACGCCGAGAACTGCCCATCGCCGCGATCCTCGTCGCGCTCCTGGCGCTCGGGGTCGTCGGCGGCACCGCGTACGCCTGGTCGCGCTGGAACAACCAGATCGCGGCCGACACGGACGTCGAGTCGGTCGTCGACCCCGCCTCGGGCGACGACCGGCTGCCCGAGGCCCCCGGCTCGCCCACGCCCGCCCCCGAACCCGAGCCGCCGGCCTACGAGCCGCCCACCTTCGAGGCGCTCACCCCGACCGACAACCGTCCGCGGCCGGTGCTGCTGGTCATCGGTGACGGCTGGGCCGCGGGCGACGGTGCCTCCGGCGACGCCGCGGCGTACACCTCCCTGCTGGCCGCCGACCTGGGCTGGACGGTGCGGGTGGTGGCTGAGCCCGGCGCGGGCTACACGGTGCCCGGCGAGAGCGGCAGCACCGTCGCCGACCTGTACGCCGACGCCCCGCTCGCCGAGATCGACCCCGACGCGGTGCTCGTGCAGGCCGGGTACGCCGGCGCCACCGACGTCGACGCCGTCACCGGCGCGATCGCCGACCTGGGCGACCGGATCACCGCCGACCTTCCCGGCACGCCGCTGGTCGCGATCAGCTCGTTCCGCCCGGAGGGCGTCAGCTCCAAGCAGGAGAAGCAGATGACCCAGGCGTGGCGCGCGGTCGACGACGCGCTGGTGCTGCGCCCCACCAAGGAGGGCTGGGGGGACCTGCCCCAGGGCCCCGCCGGCAACCCGTTGGACGCCGGGCACGAGCTGATCGCCACGAGCCTGGAGCAGGCCTTCCGCGACGCCGGGCTGGTCGCGGGCGGCTGA
- a CDS encoding Nramp family divalent metal transporter, giving the protein MTTTPYAGTQPGTDAGGPPRWRLIGPGLVVAATGVGAADLVATMIAGSKYGYALLWAVVVGCVMKVVLVEGAGRFSLSTGRTIFEGWSSLGRWTHAYFGPYIVIWGFVYGAAAMAGTGLALHALFPVLGVTAWGIVSGLIGLALVWSGRYAVFEKTLSVLVLLMFVCMVAAAVVTLPNLPDMAAGLAPRIPDGALINVLSVAGGVGGTITLAAYGYWLREKGWSTPAFMRVMRLDNGVAYLVTGIFVIATLVVGAELLYSAGIAVDTGDKGMLDLSEVLRDRYGAATGTIFLVGFWAAAMSSLVGVWNGVSLMFADFAGHVRGLPTDHPDRQGGGRWYRAYVLWLTLPPMLMLFLGKPVYLILAYGVLGALFMPFLAITLIWLLNTDRTPKQWRNKPFANVVMVLCALTFLALAVDQVRSAVSGVL; this is encoded by the coding sequence ATGACGACCACCCCGTACGCCGGCACCCAGCCGGGCACCGACGCCGGCGGCCCGCCGCGCTGGCGGCTGATCGGCCCCGGCCTGGTCGTCGCCGCGACCGGGGTGGGCGCGGCCGACCTGGTCGCCACGATGATCGCAGGCAGCAAGTACGGCTACGCGCTGCTGTGGGCCGTGGTCGTGGGCTGCGTGATGAAGGTGGTGCTCGTCGAGGGCGCGGGGCGCTTCTCGCTGTCCACCGGGCGCACCATCTTCGAGGGGTGGAGCAGCCTGGGGCGCTGGACCCACGCCTACTTCGGGCCCTACATCGTGATCTGGGGCTTCGTCTACGGCGCCGCCGCGATGGCCGGCACCGGCCTGGCACTGCACGCGCTCTTCCCGGTGCTCGGCGTCACCGCCTGGGGCATCGTCTCCGGCCTGATCGGGCTGGCTCTGGTGTGGTCGGGGCGCTACGCGGTCTTCGAGAAGACGCTGAGCGTGCTGGTGCTGCTGATGTTCGTCTGCATGGTCGCCGCCGCCGTCGTCACCCTGCCGAACCTGCCCGACATGGCCGCCGGGCTCGCCCCGCGCATCCCCGACGGCGCCCTGATCAACGTGCTCAGCGTCGCGGGCGGCGTCGGCGGCACGATCACCCTGGCGGCGTACGGCTACTGGCTGCGCGAGAAGGGCTGGAGCACCCCGGCGTTCATGCGGGTGATGCGCCTCGACAACGGCGTGGCCTACCTGGTCACCGGCATCTTCGTCATCGCCACCCTCGTCGTGGGCGCCGAGCTGCTCTACTCCGCCGGCATCGCCGTCGACACCGGCGACAAGGGCATGCTCGACCTCTCCGAGGTGCTGCGCGACCGGTACGGCGCCGCCACCGGCACGATCTTCCTGGTCGGCTTCTGGGCCGCCGCGATGAGCTCGCTGGTCGGTGTCTGGAACGGCGTCAGCCTGATGTTCGCCGACTTCGCCGGCCACGTGCGCGGCCTGCCCACCGACCACCCCGACCGCCAGGGCGGTGGCCGCTGGTACCGCGCGTACGTGCTGTGGCTGACGCTGCCGCCGATGCTGATGCTCTTCCTCGGCAAGCCCGTCTACCTGATCCTCGCCTACGGCGTGCTCGGCGCGCTCTTCATGCCCTTCCTCGCGATCACCCTGATCTGGCTGCTCAACACCGACCGGACCCCGAAGCAGTGGCGCAACAAGCCCTTCGCCAACGTGGTGATGGTGCTGTGCGCGCTGACCTTCCTGGCCCTGGCCGTCGACCAGGTCCGCTCCGCGGTCAGCGGGGTGCTCTGA
- a CDS encoding CAP domain-containing protein, whose translation MLRTPLVPALVLALAATPLLTVGATPAGAKGRVKPTVSISASDTTPVTGDAVKFKGAVSGSSRGARVRLQEKQDGPWRVVDDGKVRRSGRYRLATEALDGRATYRVQVLRNQRLRRAASPTVEVTGSAASEPQLSSQPMRHLRAELGALIDEHRDDRGLGELWQTSDLGGYAQAWSVEQAEQGQVLTRTSFEDAPASYEVVAEHTVLGGLPEALMADLEAEADDVLGAEGTWLGIGMELRDDDTGYWTITVATDAPEEPGDLGPDPATEEAVRQQILEETNAYRAAHGLAPLALMAELDTVAQDWSRHMAANDVFHHNPSYSEQYPSGWRRAGENIAAGYGPDDVVDGWYASPGHKANMLGDFTHIGIGYATHPDSKYGRYYTQNFARY comes from the coding sequence ATGCTGCGCACGCCCCTCGTCCCTGCCCTGGTGCTGGCACTGGCCGCCACGCCCCTGCTGACGGTGGGCGCGACGCCCGCCGGGGCCAAGGGGCGGGTCAAGCCGACGGTGAGCATCTCCGCGAGCGACACCACGCCGGTCACCGGCGATGCGGTCAAGTTCAAGGGCGCGGTGAGCGGGTCCTCGCGTGGCGCCCGCGTCCGTCTGCAGGAGAAGCAGGACGGCCCGTGGCGGGTGGTCGACGACGGCAAGGTGCGCAGGTCGGGCCGCTACCGGCTGGCCACCGAGGCGCTCGACGGGCGGGCGACGTACCGGGTGCAGGTGCTGCGCAACCAGCGGCTGCGCCGGGCCGCCTCCCCCACGGTCGAGGTGACCGGCAGTGCGGCCTCGGAGCCGCAGCTGTCGTCGCAGCCGATGCGCCACCTGCGCGCCGAGCTGGGCGCCCTGATCGACGAGCACCGCGACGATCGGGGCCTCGGCGAGCTCTGGCAGACCAGCGACCTGGGCGGCTACGCCCAGGCCTGGAGCGTCGAGCAGGCCGAGCAGGGCCAGGTGCTGACCCGCACCTCCTTCGAGGACGCCCCGGCGTCGTACGAGGTGGTCGCCGAGCACACCGTCCTCGGCGGGCTGCCCGAGGCGCTGATGGCCGACCTCGAGGCGGAGGCCGACGACGTGCTCGGCGCCGAGGGCACCTGGCTCGGGATCGGGATGGAGCTGCGCGACGACGACACGGGCTACTGGACGATCACGGTCGCCACCGACGCCCCCGAGGAGCCGGGCGACCTCGGGCCGGACCCCGCGACCGAGGAGGCCGTGCGGCAGCAGATCCTCGAGGAGACCAACGCCTACCGGGCCGCCCACGGCCTCGCACCGCTGGCGCTCATGGCCGAGCTCGACACCGTCGCCCAGGACTGGTCGCGCCACATGGCCGCCAACGACGTCTTCCACCACAACCCGAGCTACTCCGAGCAGTACCCGTCCGGCTGGCGACGGGCCGGGGAGAACATCGCGGCCGGCTACGGCCCCGACGACGTCGTCGACGGCTGGTACGCCTCGCCCGGCCACAAGGCCAACATGCTCGGCGACTTCACCCACATCGGGATCGGCTACGCCACCCACCCCGACAGCAAGTACGGGCGCTACTACACGCAGAACTTCGCCCGCTACTGA
- a CDS encoding HAMP domain-containing sensor histidine kinase yields the protein MERRVRLVVGLLLVGALLALSVPLALALADRRTAALAVERDRQLVALAELGAREGDVVAAVERYHELYGEDVLVTDAGGAVVAAAGSLDVDAAEVADAVRVGLVGQPSPALERVLPWSGAEPLRSAVAFEDGEVAALALLRVDTGDAAADVARGWAWVLLVGVLLMLAALGLARWLSRWAVRPVRSLESAARDLAAGGRGDAVLASGPPELRGLVDEFNRMVEVVQRSLDDQRRLVADASHQLRNPLAAVRLRADSLGRHLHESGAATHAGLTAELERLERLLDQLMRLARAQESGTSGVAGARAPQARGPLARVLAERVEAWAPAFDAAGQTVAVEGSVPDVEVARDDLEQVLDVVLDNAVRHAGAGAAVVLRAAVSGAASSGLVVVELDDDGPGLAEGEWERAAERFWRGSDDPHGSGLGLAIARELLLAAGGDLVVGPARGGVLVRITHPVDGGLS from the coding sequence GTGGAGAGACGGGTCCGGCTCGTGGTGGGGCTGCTGCTGGTCGGCGCGCTGCTGGCGCTGTCGGTGCCGCTCGCGCTCGCCCTGGCCGACCGTCGTACGGCGGCGCTGGCGGTGGAGCGCGACCGGCAGCTGGTGGCGCTGGCCGAGCTGGGTGCGCGCGAGGGCGACGTGGTCGCGGCCGTCGAGCGCTACCACGAGCTCTACGGCGAGGACGTGCTCGTCACCGACGCCGGAGGCGCGGTCGTGGCCGCCGCCGGGTCCCTCGACGTCGACGCGGCCGAGGTGGCCGACGCGGTGCGGGTCGGGCTGGTCGGCCAGCCGAGCCCAGCGCTCGAGCGGGTGCTGCCCTGGTCGGGCGCCGAGCCGCTGCGCAGCGCGGTGGCCTTCGAGGACGGCGAGGTCGCGGCCCTCGCGCTGCTGCGCGTCGACACCGGCGACGCCGCCGCCGACGTGGCGCGCGGGTGGGCGTGGGTGCTGCTCGTCGGCGTGCTGCTGATGCTCGCCGCGCTCGGGCTGGCGCGCTGGCTGTCCCGGTGGGCGGTGCGGCCCGTGCGCTCGCTCGAGAGCGCCGCGCGCGACCTGGCCGCCGGCGGGCGCGGCGACGCGGTGCTGGCCAGCGGACCGCCGGAGCTGCGAGGGCTGGTCGACGAGTTCAACCGGATGGTCGAGGTCGTGCAGCGCTCCCTCGACGACCAGCGCCGCCTGGTCGCCGATGCCTCCCACCAGCTGCGCAACCCGCTGGCCGCGGTGCGGCTGCGCGCGGACTCGCTGGGCCGCCACCTGCACGAGTCGGGGGCCGCCACCCACGCCGGTCTCACCGCCGAGCTCGAACGCCTCGAGCGCCTCCTCGACCAGCTGATGCGCCTCGCGCGCGCCCAGGAGAGCGGCACCTCCGGGGTCGCCGGCGCCCGGGCCCCGCAGGCGCGCGGGCCGCTGGCGCGAGTGCTGGCCGAGCGGGTCGAGGCGTGGGCGCCCGCCTTCGACGCGGCGGGGCAGACGGTCGCCGTAGAGGGGTCGGTGCCCGACGTCGAGGTGGCCCGCGACGACCTGGAGCAGGTGCTCGACGTGGTGCTCGACAACGCCGTGCGGCATGCCGGGGCGGGCGCGGCTGTGGTGCTGCGGGCCGCGGTCTCGGGGGCCGCCTCCTCCGGGCTGGTGGTGGTCGAGCTCGACGACGACGGGCCCGGCCTGGCCGAGGGGGAGTGGGAGCGCGCCGCCGAACGGTTCTGGCGCGGCTCGGACGACCCGCACGGCTCGGGGCTCGGGCTCGCCATCGCCCGTGAGCTGCTGCTGGCCGCCGGCGGCGACCTGGTGGTCGGGCCGGCGCGCGGCGGGGTCCTGGTGCGGATCACCCACCCCGTCGACGGGGGCCTCTCGTGA
- a CDS encoding esterase/lipase family protein codes for MRRFSASLLGLLVACGLLGAPSSGSAAADEPYPVPYNFLPYAVLGGLQNDAPGTNDWDCRPSKRHPRPVVLVHGTFGNQATNWQTYGPLLANEGYCVFALTYGVDHTGGPATELFGGMDRMQASARELRDFVGDVLVATGARKVDLVGHSQGTLMPSWYVKFLGGKKHVKRYVSIAPLWHGTQVGGVAALAGGAFGASPDTAVPFCVACGQFSPDSRFLRKIRRGGVAEQGIVYTNIVTRYDELVLPYTSGIEKGMRNIVVQDGCDTDLAEHFQIVADPVTVGHVLNALDPQRRKPVGCELVLPFVGGPPPA; via the coding sequence ATGCGTCGATTCTCTGCGTCCCTGCTCGGGCTGCTCGTGGCATGCGGTCTGCTCGGTGCCCCGTCGTCCGGCAGCGCGGCCGCCGACGAGCCCTACCCGGTGCCCTACAACTTCCTGCCGTACGCCGTCCTCGGCGGTCTGCAGAACGACGCGCCCGGCACCAACGACTGGGACTGCCGGCCCTCGAAGAGGCACCCGCGCCCGGTGGTGCTGGTGCACGGCACCTTCGGCAACCAGGCGACCAACTGGCAGACCTACGGCCCGCTGCTGGCCAACGAGGGCTACTGCGTCTTCGCCCTCACCTACGGCGTCGACCACACCGGCGGGCCCGCGACGGAGCTCTTCGGCGGGATGGACCGGATGCAGGCCAGCGCGCGCGAGCTGCGCGACTTCGTCGGTGACGTGCTCGTCGCGACCGGGGCCCGCAAGGTCGACCTGGTCGGCCACTCGCAGGGCACGCTGATGCCGAGCTGGTACGTGAAGTTCCTCGGCGGGAAGAAGCACGTGAAGCGCTACGTCTCGATCGCGCCGCTGTGGCACGGCACCCAGGTCGGCGGGGTGGCGGCCCTCGCCGGCGGGGCCTTCGGCGCCTCGCCGGACACGGCGGTGCCGTTCTGCGTGGCCTGCGGCCAGTTCTCGCCCGACTCGAGGTTCCTGCGCAAGATCCGCCGAGGCGGGGTGGCGGAGCAGGGGATCGTCTACACCAACATCGTGACCCGCTACGACGAGCTGGTGCTGCCCTACACCTCGGGTATCGAGAAGGGCATGAGGAACATCGTCGTGCAAGACGGCTGCGACACCGACCTCGCCGAGCACTTCCAGATCGTCGCCGACCCGGTCACCGTCGGGCACGTGCTCAACGCCCTCGACCCGCAGCGCCGCAAGCCCGTCGGGTGCGAGCTGGTGCTGCCGTTCGTGGGCGGCCCGCCGCCCGCCTGA
- a CDS encoding TAXI family TRAP transporter solute-binding subunit — protein sequence MLLEAAGLAAPAVDVRYAGLAESLRELDDGSVEAVLWSGGIPTPAIAALDDTRPLRMLDLGDWAEPMAEVSGYPYRARRAPDVAYAAAGTATIGVPNLLLARPDLADDLAAAVVETLARDAAALVPSSARGVQYLAPPSMIQTGSVPLHPGAAAAYRRLHG from the coding sequence GTGCTGCTGGAGGCGGCCGGGCTCGCGGCCCCCGCGGTCGACGTGCGGTACGCCGGGCTGGCCGAGTCGCTGCGCGAGCTCGACGACGGCTCGGTCGAGGCGGTGCTCTGGTCGGGCGGCATCCCCACCCCCGCCATCGCCGCGCTCGACGACACCCGCCCGCTGCGGATGCTCGACCTCGGCGACTGGGCCGAGCCGATGGCCGAGGTCTCCGGCTACCCCTACCGCGCCCGCCGCGCCCCCGACGTCGCCTACGCCGCCGCCGGCACCGCCACCATCGGAGTCCCCAACCTCCTCCTGGCCCGCCCCGACCTCGCCGACGACCTCGCCGCCGCCGTCGTTGAGACCCTCGCCCGCGACGCCGCCGCGCTGGTGCCGAGCTCGGCCCGCGGCGTGCAGTACCTCGCCCCGCCCTCGATGATCCAGACCGGCTCGGTGCCGCTGCACCCCGGCGCCGCGGCGGCGTACCGGCGGTTGCACGGCTGA
- a CDS encoding CAP domain-containing protein: MYRKLIGALAALLFVSATLLSTPSAAGTKTYTLEAATASALKRINAMREEAGLAPVELHPKMSAHAQAMAEDWAAGEKSREIWDYNSDSHGSDAFVPVDMTSWRGCRHEARKPKKMHLSPITYTEGEAVDNIYLAFGWAPVPGSRRYLYVVYTFTPYEGDV, translated from the coding sequence ATGTACCGGAAGCTCATCGGAGCGCTGGCAGCCCTGCTGTTCGTCTCGGCGACCCTGCTCTCGACTCCGAGTGCCGCGGGCACCAAGACGTACACGCTGGAGGCTGCGACCGCCTCGGCCCTCAAGCGCATCAACGCGATGCGCGAGGAGGCGGGGCTCGCCCCGGTCGAGCTGCACCCGAAGATGAGCGCGCACGCGCAGGCCATGGCCGAGGACTGGGCCGCGGGGGAGAAGTCCCGGGAGATCTGGGACTACAACAGCGACTCCCACGGCAGCGACGCGTTCGTCCCGGTCGACATGACGAGCTGGCGAGGCTGTCGCCACGAGGCCAGGAAGCCCAAGAAGATGCACCTGAGCCCCATCACCTACACCGAGGGCGAGGCGGTCGACAACATCTACCTCGCCTTCGGGTGGGCGCCGGTTCCGGGCTCGCGACGCTACCTGTACGTGGTGTACACGTTCACGCCCTACGAGGGCGACGTCTGA
- a CDS encoding CAP domain-containing protein: MLRALLTPALVLSLTAGPLVTASTAAPAEARGRHTPTVSVAVDSATPTEGDRLRFTGTVSGPARGARVRLQEQQAGPWRVVDAGKVTRSGRYKLAATAVEGVATYRVKVLKKKRLRKATSATLEVTGQAAQGPPLSFYSLRRLRVDLGELVDTFRDDRDLGALAPDSQLHDYAQRWSVEQAAEDTVLTRETFADAPAGFEVTVEHTMLSGTPREAMAELESAAADLLTADALWLGVGMSRRDDDSGYWTITLATGAPDVPGPKDEESVRQQILEQTNDYRAQHGLSPLVLMDQMTTVAQDWSRYMAETGDFSHNPDYAQQIPPGWRAAGENIAVGYSEDAVVDAWYASPGHKANMLGDYTHIGIGYATTSDDGTPYYTQNFARY, translated from the coding sequence ATGCTGCGCGCCCTGCTCACCCCCGCACTGGTCCTGTCGTTGACGGCGGGGCCGCTGGTGACGGCGAGTACGGCGGCGCCCGCCGAGGCCCGGGGACGCCACACCCCCACCGTCAGCGTCGCCGTGGACTCGGCCACGCCGACGGAGGGCGACCGGCTGCGCTTCACCGGCACGGTGAGCGGCCCGGCGCGCGGGGCACGAGTGCGGCTCCAGGAGCAGCAGGCGGGTCCCTGGCGGGTCGTGGACGCCGGGAAGGTCACGAGGTCGGGGCGGTACAAGCTGGCCGCCACAGCGGTCGAAGGCGTCGCCACCTACCGGGTGAAGGTGCTGAAGAAGAAGCGGCTGCGCAAGGCGACCTCGGCCACGCTCGAGGTGACGGGCCAGGCGGCTCAGGGGCCGCCCCTGTCGTTCTACTCCCTCCGACGCCTCCGCGTGGACCTCGGCGAGCTTGTCGACACCTTCCGCGACGACCGCGACCTGGGCGCGCTCGCCCCCGACAGCCAGCTGCACGACTACGCCCAGCGGTGGAGCGTCGAGCAGGCCGCGGAGGACACCGTCCTGACCCGCGAGACCTTCGCGGACGCGCCCGCGGGGTTCGAGGTGACCGTCGAGCACACGATGCTCAGCGGGACCCCGCGCGAGGCGATGGCCGAGCTCGAGTCGGCCGCCGCCGACCTGCTGACCGCCGATGCGCTCTGGCTGGGCGTCGGCATGAGCCGGCGTGACGACGACAGCGGGTACTGGACCATCACCCTCGCCACCGGCGCTCCCGACGTCCCGGGCCCGAAGGACGAGGAGTCGGTCCGCCAGCAGATCCTGGAGCAGACCAACGACTACCGCGCCCAGCACGGGCTCTCGCCGCTCGTCCTCATGGACCAGATGACCACCGTCGCGCAGGACTGGTCGCGGTACATGGCCGAGACCGGCGACTTCAGCCACAACCCGGACTACGCGCAGCAGATCCCGCCCGGCTGGCGGGCAGCGGGCGAGAACATCGCGGTGGGCTACAGCGAGGACGCCGTGGTCGACGCCTGGTACGCCTCGCCCGGCCACAAGGCCAACATGCTCGGCGACTACACCCACATCGGGATCGGCTACGCCACCACCTCCGACGACGGGACGCCCTACTACACGCAGAACTTCGCCCGCTACTGA